From Elaeis guineensis isolate ETL-2024a chromosome 16, EG11, whole genome shotgun sequence, a single genomic window includes:
- the LOC105059161 gene encoding GDSL esterase/lipase At5g33370, whose product MTMNASAILFFSLAVLGTLPVSSKAARAFFVFGDSLVDNGNNNYLATTARADAPPYGIDSPTRRPTGRFSNGLNVPDIISENLGSEPLMPYLSPELRGEKLLVGANFASAGVGILNDTGIQFVNIIRIWNQLHYFQQYQQRLSSLIGPEQTQSLVNQGLVLITLGGNDFVNNYYLVPYSLRSRQFTLPDYVTYLMSEYKKILAGLYELGARRVLVTGTGPLGCVPAELALRSRTGQCDPELNRASNLFNPQLIQVLNELNGQIGSDVFVSVNVYTMHMDFISDPQAYGFVTSKVACCGQGPYNGIGLCTVLSNVCPNRNIYAFWDAFHPTERANRMLVSQFMAGTTKYMSPMNLSTILAMDSRT is encoded by the exons ATGACAATGAATGCCTCTGctattctcttcttctctctggcTGTTCTCGGAACTCTCCCCGTCTCCTCGAAGGCAGCCCGTGCCTTCTTCGTTTTTGGTGATTCTCTCGTGGATAACGGCAACAACAACTACCTCGCAACCACAGCACGAGCCGATGCACCCCCTTACGGCATTGACTCCCCGACTCGCCGACCAACCGGCCGTTTCTCCAATGGCCTGAACGTCCCTGACATAATAA GTGAAAATCTGGGATCTGAACCCTTAATGCCGTACTTGAGTCCCGAGCTCCGAGGGGAGAAGCTACTTGTGGGTGCCAACTTTGCGTCAGCAGGTGTTGGAATTCTTAACGATACTGGAATTCAGTTT GTGAACATAATTAGGATATGGAATCAATTGCACTACTTCCAGCAGTACCAGCAGAGGTTGAGCTCTCTGATAGGTCCAGAGCAGACGCAGAGTCTCGTGAACCAAGGGCTCGTTCTGATCACCCTCGGGGGCAACGACTTTGTTAACAACTACTACTTGGTGCCTTACTCCCTGAGATCTCGACAGTTCACCTTGCCTGACTACGTCACCTATCTGATGTCCGAATACAAGAAGATACTCGCA GGCCTGTATGAATTGGGGGCCCGTCGAGTCCTGGTCACTGGGACTGGGCCCCTTGGTTGTGTCCCAGCTGAGCTTGCATTGAGAAGTAGGACCGGGCAATGCGACCCCGAGCTTAATCGAGCCTCAAATCTATTCAATCCCCAGCTGATCCAGGTCTTGAATGAGCTCAACGGCCAGATTGGCTCCGATGTCTTCGTCTCAGTGAATGTCTACACGATGCACATGGACTTCATATCCGACCCGCAAGCATACG GTTTTGTCACATCAAAAGTTGCATGTTGCGGgcaaggcccttacaacggcatCGGTCTTTGCACTGTGTTGTCCAATGTATGCCCGAATAGAAACATCTATGCATTCTGGGACGCATTCCATCCCACAGAGAGAGCCAACAGGATGCTTGTGAGTCAATTCATGGCTGGAACAACAAAGTATATGAGCCCCATGAACTTGAGCACCATCCTGGCCATGGACTCAAGAACCTAG